The genomic interval GATAAACTGCAAGCTGAGATTGTAAAAGCAGTCCCCCGAGTCTTATCATTGCAGTGAGGGAGCTTCCTCATAAAGACATGACACTAATGGTAACAGATGAGGGTCATGCAAAACAAAGAGGGACATTGAATGCTGATCTTCCTTTGCATATCCTCGCAATCAGAAACACAAGCGCTGATTGTTCTTATCATTTAAATGGCCCGCATTGATGGAGCGAGGACAAAGAAAGGGTCTCTGGTTGATTTGTTGTACATGACACGAGgcaaaaaactgaatttaaagtCATTATTCTGCTGTGAAAATTGAACCTGGTCAGTAGTTCAACATTGAGTGACTTGAttactgtggagaaaaaaagtggaaaaacgagaaaaaacaagtttctAACACTGAACTTGACATGGAAAACAGTAGAGGGACGACGGATGTATTTAGTTCAAATCTCCATAACACAAGGTGACCGACATGAACAGGAAACGCTCCCTGTTGACACTGCAGTTGGGACGTTAACTGAAGTTCAAACATGGTATAGATAGATGGTAAACATTGAAGAGTGAGTGGTAACGCGTGGTTTTCCTTTCTCTCGTGCAGCAGCCGCCTGTTTCGCAAAAATTATCCCCAGGAGGGACAGGAGAAGTCCAACAGCATCATCAACATCCTGTGCACTGTTACCCCAAGGAAGGTAAGACCCTCCCTCGACTCGCAGGAGGCAGCCGTAACATGAAACTCAATCAGCTACGCACCAAACAAAACTGCTCTGCTATACATGTCAGCCTGTGCgtgatttcattttaattgtcaTCGGGTCATCTTTTACCTTTTCACTAACATTATGTCTGGTTGCAGGAAATGACCCATAAAGATCTGCAGACCATCGAGAACATAAAATGGAACCCTCCCTTTCCTTACGACCCGGTCAGCGGCTGGAAGAAGAGCAGCATCAATGTGAAGAACTATGGACGGATGATTCACAGCTCCAAAGTCCGTTTTCGCTTCCTCCAATGCCAGGTTAGTggaagaaaataacatttaatgacTATGTTGAAACATCAGGAAAGCAACTATGAAAGATAACAAAGCTAAAGCTGCACCATCCTCATTGTGGTCGATGAGGTCTTAAACAATGACCAAGCCTTCAATGACACATCATGCCAGTCATCAATGTGAACGGCCGGAGTGTCAAAACCATAGCAAACAAAACAGGTGGCGAATAACAGGATGTTGCTCTGCGGCCACCAGACACACTGAAACTCGTGACGTGGTGGCAGGCAAACCGAAAGGGTTTTCCACCAAGCAGAACAGCAGCCTGTGTTTGGACACGCTCACTTCTGCTGCAGTTGTGAAACATCTCCGAGAGAAAAAACCTCAGGGTAGAGAGAGTTCCTCTGATCCCAGGGACTGATAGAGGACATGCCGTCTCCTCACTGTGGGAGCTGCAATTCATCAACGCCATGACGCAACAGCTCTGTCAAAAAGTAGAAAGAAAAGATTGACTGAGGGAATGACGTCATGATGCCAAAATGAAACAGCAAAGGAAACATGTATTTTCCTAAGTGTTGACAAAGAAAGCCCTATGTAAAGGGGACTGCAAAACGAGCGactttaaaatcacattttgtggTCAGTGAAGAAATTCCTTTCCGGGAATCCTCGTCCCTTCTGCTAAATTAGAACGTTTCCTCAAGGTGCTCCATGAATGGTCAGGTGATACatgaacaatatttttcagCCACACAAATCTATCAGACCTAATTTGTGTAGCACCCCTCGtacaaacacaatgaaatacaaagtgccttacaatataaaaaaatataaataagtgaCGAacctttaaaataattaatctCAAGGCTCAATGAAAAATATGACTTCTCATCTGGAGGAGTCATATTCAACATTTTAGAATCTGCTTTATTGGCCAAGAATCTGAACACATACAAGGAATATGACGCGGATTTTACATTGCTCTCGGCACTTACATATAAATAGACATACAGCTAGGAACAAGgacaacaaataaagaaaactgaacaaacaagttaaagaaaaacattataaaaggaaaagaaaggccGGCAGACATGTGCGAGGGTTCATTTTATCAACGGTTAGATTTTTAATAAGTGTAGCAATATATTAAATCAGCTCCTGTGTCTGTTGTGAATTATGAAAGCACTGTAATACAAGGATTGTAGACTTCGTGTATGGCATTTATTCTCAGACGGTGACATTTTCTGATTTGACTTCTCTCCACAGGATATACATGACTGTTACCTGGATCTCTTCCAGACACACCTTCATTTTGTCTCTAACAACACAACTGGACTGACGTACcaggtgaggtttttttttttttacacttactAATAGCAAAACATTCATATCTGATCCGTCTCGAGTTCCTCAGCATTTACTTTTATCCTCAGGATCCATTTTTATAGTTCAGATATGGGTGGGGCCTATTTCTATGACAATGCGTTCCCTGTCAATCAGAAGTGTTTTGGTAAACGGAAAGTGTGATTATGTTACTTCACCACGTGCAAAGTATGAGCAACCATTAATCATCATtctgatgtgtctgttgtgGCAGCGAAGCACCTGTATACAATACTAGTTAGCATATACTGTTAATGATGGCAACCACAAGGCAGACATGGAAACATGCGGTCACATTGCTTATCTCAGAGTTATGGTGATTCATTTTTGTTCCAATTCAGAGCTGAACAATTGGCTAATAGAGCGTgctgaaaactgaaatgttgcAGAGAATGCTTTTAGTTAGAGAATCAGagaatgttttgtgtttaacGAAGCATAATTGAAccctttgttgttttgtgctcAGGGAACTCTTCCGTTGAAAGAACTCAGCATCTGTAACCTGCAACAGAACTGCAACCACAGTCAACCCCAGGAATTCGCCTTTCAAATAAACGGTGGGTTCAACTTCAGTAGAGAGAGGACACAAGCGGTTGTTGGCACCGATAGAAATGGCATCTGTGTTGAGTTTTACTGGTTGGGCTGAATTGAGAAAATCAATCACTCAGACTGATTTATTGATTAGGTAATCCAGCAGGTCGtctacatgaaaataaaaatatattttttaaatactgtactCATACAGTATTTCCTCTGCTGGTGGTCTGTTACGTTTTCAGTTATGGATCAAAGTAAAACTTCTCCTCACTTAAAAACCAGCGAGAAACCACACGCTATTTTCAAGCTGCAGCATTTCTCATGTTGTCACATTCCAGTGATTCAGAAGGTGCCGCGACCCTCTTCACCTCCACTCAACCCCAAGACTAACTAGAGCTGGGCCCCTTTCACCCTTGGTCAGGGGGCCAGAGCGGCCCTAAAGACCCGGCTTGTCAGACAACAGGTGCACTTCAGTCGGCCCAGCTGTCGAGCGGAAGAGCCCGGCTACCGCTCTTAGCCTTGTCACTGCATATAATCTATGGCACATTCCAAAAGCTGCCCAGGTTAATGCCTGGTAGAAATGCCACTTAGCTTTTGAACTCtggacagacaaaaacaacccGAGACAACCCCATTTTTTCATGAAGGAGAAATGAGATGCTGTAGGGACTAGAGGGCTTTGGTCATcgcctgagaaaaaaaaatcaaatcaagtcaGGGATCAATGTAAAACTATAGAATTTAAAGAAGCATGTGAGCAGTCCTTCCCAGTCATGAGGAGTGTAAGGTTTCTGTGTTGATATTACTTAATCATTTCTATCTTACGGAAATCTGAACCGTCGCTGCTGTCACAATATTGACAGTCGTAGGTTTTGCGTTCCCGGATCAAGCTTATTATTTTGTGGTAATGTACCTCAGTGGGTGCAGTGTggacttttatttactttgtggGATACATCACTTACAGGAAACATGTAGTGGAAGCATGACAAAAGTCTGAGTCAAATGAGAAATCTCACGGAGTGATTTCCTCCAGGAGACGTCCGTCTTCCCCTCGCTGAGCTGGAAATATGATTAAGCCTTTGTGTAAAGTGGTGTTGGTCAGTTTAGTGGGTGACGAAGTAAACACAGCACGAGAGGGTCTCTAAACATCCCTTCAAACTTTTACACAGTTTGAATTGATGTTGCTGTAAAAGTTGGatgatgacacatttttaaagttaatgACCTCTGTAAACTGAACTGAAAGTTAGAATGAGACAATCCTGAGAATTTTCACCTCACTCGTAATGCTTGAAATGTGGGAGAACATGACTTTTCAAGGGAGAACTGTGGTCAAGGTCCACAATTAAGAGTTGGAATGAAGAGAAAGTCGGACAGATTCCAGAGTAGCTGCTTCAGGAGCAGTCAGTGGGCCATGTTTCTAGACAATTACAAAGCCATGGGGCTGGACGCTATCTGTACTGGTTATCTCTGGTATGTGTGGGACTGATAGATAGAAGGAGATTCCAGCTCGTTTCATCCCAGGCCCTGTTCATTCCTCCAAAGTAAACactgtgagggagggagagtctGCTTTGACTTTTAAATGCCACATGAAGCCTCATGTTGGAGCTTCTGCAGTGGGTCTTACATGTGGTTTACTCTCTTGAACATGTGTTAACAATCATTATTGCATAACTTCTTCGAAACAGCCAAGAAAGCGGAGTGTGGACTTTGTTAATTATTTACCGCTGTGTcagaaaacctttaaaaaaagacttggaaAGAGAAGCCTGGGTGGTACTTTCCTTTTTTGAACTTGTGACCTTTGCACCCCTGCAGGTGTCAGCCTTAACTCCATAATTGTCTACTGTGCCAACCAAGATGAACTGGACCTATGGTTTGGCCTACTTAAAGAAAACATCGAGGCAAACGGAGGCACAGCAACTACAAACGAAAACTTCACCAGAGTGAAAGTAAGTCAGACAACACACTTTTAATGCCACCTtgctcccaaaaaaaaagctgtggcATTATATTTGGCTGCATGCAGACCTGTTGCATTATAACTGGCTCGTGTGCTGCAACAttggttgatgttttttttcttcaaattcacTCAACAAATTCAAAACATACTGCTGTGTATCATTTTATAATCCACCTGGCAGATTAGGCAAGAACAAGCTTAGGCTTCAACCGCTCCTGATAACAggatgtgtgtgagcgtgtagACTTGGTGAGTCAAGTAGGTCATTGCAGGCTCTCCCTGAGGCCTGGATACCAGGGAGCGGCCTTGACCACATCACAGTCAATATCAAACTTACCCTCACATCTGCACTGTGCTGAAGTGCTGACTCCACACCCACAGGTGGGGAAAGGGCCGACGAAACTCGTGAACTTAAATGTGTCACGACAGAACAAAATAATTGAACTAATGATGCATTTATGTGCTGCAGTTTAAAAGCCTTTTCTATGAACAGACATTACCCAAAAAACAGCCAAATCAACATGCTTAAATTTGCTTCAGGACAGAGCTCTGTTCATATTTACATTACTGACGATTCCGTGTGACTTCCATTATCCCCCGTGTACCTTTCTATAGCTAAACCAGAACGAGGCTCCCgagggcagagaggagctgaggaactCCATCAACAGAGATCCCATCTACGAGTGGGAGGGCTCTCAGCGAGACAGCCTGGGCCCTATCACCAATGTCACTAAAGTGCGACTGCAGCACCTTCCCTGCCAGGTACGGCATCATCACTTCTTATCAAGACTGAATCACCATTTCTGGTCACGCAGacgtaaaacacacaaactgtgatCTTTCCTATTTACGGGCATGTGCAGTACAGCCAAAGGGTTAAATTGGGACAAAGCATGATTGGTAGTTTGGGAATAATAATGTCAGGCAGGTTGTCAGGGTTTAAAGACCTGCCAAATCCCACATTAACCCCTGACGACATCAGTCTGTAGTGATACAGCCATGTTTTCAAactctgggattttttttacattaatataaGTCAGAAAACATCGGCTCAAAATGCAGGTGACTCAGTTTTTTGAATTGcgcaacacacacattacctcAACACAATGTAAGGAGTGACTGAGGTGGGGTGGAGTCCATAAATGGTGCCTCTGCTGCAGATATACATGTACTATCTTTATTTTGCTGTCAAGATGTAACAGTGTCAGACACCTGCGACCAACCGATGAAGAATAAATGAGTCCCTGCTAACTAGATCAGACATGAGCACAACTAAATAATGCTGATAAAGCTAATAAAATAGCAGCTTATGAAAACAGTAGTCATGGCACAGCTTGCACGGCTATCTGCAATCAATTCTCTATGGGCAAAGGCGGCAGTCCTATTGAAGTGTGTGAGATTTAGGGCCCCGTTGTGTTTGGCATCTGCCAGGCTCACGCAGTGACTCAACTCACCTCACAGCTGGAACGTCAGCTGTCTGTCCAGACACACCCTCCGACAGGGAGAGGAAACATAAACTCCTCGCCTGCCGCACCTTTAAATGCCCCTCGAACTAGTTGGACTGAAGATCTCAGTGGGAATTAAACTGCGCCTCTCAGAAGAGTATTAAAGGATAACAGTGGTTGGGGGGTTTTGTTTGCACCGGGTCTCATGGTTGCCTCTGTGCTTTGTATCATGGTATCATACTATCATCACAGTCTTATTTTTACACAGGCAGATTGACTGGAGTTATCAGGGCTTATATTCATACCTTCAGATAAAAGTAGTGGTGCCATGCTTGCTTGTCAAAACTTGTTGCTCTCGAGAGTTTGAAAACTTCTCAGAGACACATATTACAGTTAACATTATGCTTTAATTTGACCTACTCCAAGTTAGTTTTCCCAGCACTCAAACGGGAATAACCCCTTGGGTTGCTGTTGAAATGGTATGTGTTGCTGTGAACAAATCATAGACAGTGGTGAACTGGTCTTACCTATAAATGACACGGATATTCTGCTAATGGTTGAGAATATATAATGTCCCAACTACGCACACAAAGCTCACTTGCAGCTACAATCTTGTGTCCACAGGAACAGAGTGACAGACTACTGGTGATGTACCCAGCGACACTGATCATCCTCTCAGAGGAGAGCGATGGGCTCTTTTATAAGGTACCACTGATCTTTTACACTTACTCGTACCCTGAACTGTGTGCATGCAGCATTTCCATTGCTTATGAGAGAATTATGTTTAACACTCGTCATGATTACAGGGGAAACTGCCACTCAACATGATTACTGTGACCACACCCTGCCAAGACGTCAAGGCTAACACCTTTATGATCGAAGGTAAATACACTGAACCTGTGAGCTGCTTTCCTCCACACTGGCGTTCAAACAGATTTTAAATGGTTTGTATTCTCATGCATGCTTTATGTTAAGTGGCCTTTTCCATGAATCTGCTCGCGTCACAGAGTGTAACCCTCCATGAATGAGCTGGTTTTATCCCCACTGAATGACAATCTGACTATAGCACATTCCAGTGAGCAAGTGGACCGAATGACTGGCTTTGTCCTCCCGCTCCTCTCTTCCCAGGAAAGCTCATCAACCCCATAGTGGTTTCATGTCTGGATAGGACGACGTTCTGTGACTGGATCCAGCATTTCAAAGCTGCTGACGTGCCCGTTctcagccccccaccccctgtgtATGACATCATCTACACTCCGACGCAAAGAGAGGTGAGACCCGCCCACCTCCCTGTCACGGGCCAAAAACAAGTACACTGTTCACAGCTGCTGATGATCCATAACTATCGAGTCTGTGAACCTGCGGGTGGGGCGAATTCAAGTATGAGGAAATGTGATAGAGTAGACGGACAACATTACCCTGCATCTTCTACAAGTCTGCAGGCTTTGCACATTTGCTGTTGGTCAAAAATCTTAATCCCTATTATAATTTCTGTGTCCTACAAGGCCCCACAGTTTGACAGGTGGAGTGGAAACAGCCAAGGACGAACTGAGTCCCTAAAGTTCAGCCAGTCACTAAGTGGACACGGGCCCCACAACCTTCAGTTACCCATTCATGAAGACAACCCTCTCTCCCCGGGATACTGTGAGCCCCTCTGTGTAAGTGACGTATGTGCTTCTTCGGAAGTTTCAAGTATTATTTAGTCCAATAATACTGAATGGaggaaacacagaaataaatatggCATGATTCTTTTGTACATGTAGAACcccaaaattgttttgttttgttttgttggagctgagcagcaacacatttcttttacaAAGTTAATAATTAAGGGAGGAGTAGAAACCAGACTGCTCCttttgcagctgcagaggaTTCATTGACAATCCTCAGGCCTTCCTCGGGAGTATCAATCAAATTTTTTACTAAAACATCATCTACACCTAAAACGACTGTGGGGTGTAAGGAAATAAGTGTTACATACAGGCTGATTCAGCACAGTTGACTTCAGACGGTTTAAAAAGTGCCGAAACACTCATCTGACCGAACTCCCCCAGGAGAGGGGCTGTTGACTGCCCACTCATTTAGCTCAGTGCCCAGAGGACATGTTGTTGTTCAGCTTCTGGCCTGAGCCACCACTCTCTCAATTGAATTGATAGAGACACCTTTTTTTCTGGAGACAACACAGAGTGAAGATGAAAACCAATGCTGTACAGAGGAGAATCTCTTTATCATATTTAATCTATACGAGGACTAACAGGTTTAGAATCCCTGATGCCAGCTGTGAAGCTACAACTCTTCGCTGACTTTTGCcctgggtgtgtttgttgtccCTACAGTACAGCTCCAGCCGTCCCTCCTCGGCGGAGACTGCCCGCCTGGGCAGCAGGACCAACAGCATGTCTTCTCACACCAGGCCCGAGCGTGACCTACGACCTTTGTCACTGCGCTACTCCTCACCGCAGCGCAGTTCCTACCTGCAGCCTACCGAGAGCCCGGCGGTGTCTCAGATCTACAGCACACCCTACTCTGCCCTGCATCGCGCCAGCCCACAGCGGCTGGAGAAAGCCCCGCTCGTCAAGGTAATCCAGTCTGGCGTCTAACTCGATAACTGTATATTCCCGTTGAGACTGtctatttattttacatgtcaCGTGTGCAGTAACTAAAATAGACATTAAATAGACACAGGCGGTAGGCTAGGGGTCAGGGTGTTAACAGACGGGGTAATAGTGGCATTTGTGCAGAATTGGCATTGAAAGAATAATCTACGTGACGGCGCAAAGAATGAAACCTCTATtatatttcacaaacaaaactaaGGCCCCCGATCAGGAAACGTTTACTAAAGGGATCTCCATACATTGCCATGTCAGTGAAGAATGCAgttttaaacacaacactgacagcTGTCGTCTGATTTATGAGACAACAGATAGTTTGTCACACCAGCACTGCTGCAGATCATGACTGGCATTAGTCCAAATCGTCTACTTGGTAATCTGATCTGGTTGATGTGATTGGCTCATGTGAATCTCAACAgcgtgagagagaaagacagacagggtgtcagaggcagagaggcGGGAGGGAACTTGTTCATCGATTTTCCTCTCATCACCTGGTGCGTTAAACTAACTTCTGGATCGGTCTGTCTGAATCTCTTGTGATTAGTCGAACAGCTGGAGCACACCCCAAACATCCCTGAACTACTCCCTGAACGGCCCCCAGCGCCACTCGGACATGTGCGCCCCACGACAACCCTTGTCGCCCCTGTACGACGAGCCCTGCAGTCCCGAAATTTACTCCCTAGATGAAGCCAGGCCATTGGTAAGTGGGTCAATGATATTGGATCCATAGGCTCAATTTACACCTGCACAGCCTCTCTGATATCAAGAAGTGCACGCACATACGCCTAGtgaaaaaatgagaaagaacCTGTTCTGTCAATGCAGAGACTTAATTAGGACCAGAACAAATTTTAATCAGGATGTCTGCGTATTAAAAATTGATTACTGAACGTTTGTACACATTTATACATGCAACTTTCACTTGTGTAACACAATTTCCACTCCAAAGTTCATTTTATTTGCCAGCCTTTTTTCACGATGGtagacatcatttttttttaacaagttcAATTGTTCATAAGTCATTGCTTCATAGCAAGTTTTCATCATTACTGAATTGAAGTCTAATGAACGACATTTTTCGCTATTTTTGTATGTAGCAGCAGAGCTGGCATGAGCCAATTAagcacaaccagcagcagcagcagcagcagcagcagcagcatcatgcCCCCCAGCTCCTACCCTCCACCTTCCAGCTCCAAACCCCTCCCGTGGGCAAGCGCTGCAGGAGAAGCCTGGTTCTGACCAACTCCAAGGGACACGCTCTGAGCCTGGATATGGAAACTCCTCAAAGCCAAGCGGAGCAGAGAGCCGAGGCCGTTTCTAGGCTAAAGCTTCTGCCTGTGCCCGGCCAACTGCAAGAGCAGGTGAGAACTAAGCAGTACTCAGCTCCCAGGACACTCCTGTTTCTGGAATGTTGTGGTAGAAAGAGCAACGGCGGAGCGCCGCATGGCAGCAGAGCAAGTTTATACACTTGTTCTGCAGGTGGTATTTGAACAGGTGACACAGATGAAACAGTGgttgacattttaggaaatatgaGAATGTTTGTTATAGTTGATCACGGGAAgtaactttcttttcttttcacatctgTTGACAGATGATTCTTCCTTCGAGCTCTGCGAGGACCATCTCTCAGACGCCTTACGGTTACTCACCAGGTAATAACTGATGAAACATTCTTCTGTGCATGTATGTGGTTAGATTGCTGGTGCGTTGACTGGACCCAGAGATCAAACATGTtcaatgatataataataaatcattataTAAGATCTTAATATTTGTATAGAGAAACCATGGGTGCTCAGTAGATATCACAGCAAACACCGCGGCATCAAATTTCCTCACAAGTGTGAGTGATGAAAGTCAACACTGTCCACTGCTATACCACCAAGGACACGGAACATAGCTCACACTCCATTATAGCTTAAATTAAACACTGCAGACACTTCTGACTGATTTAACTGTTGGGTCTGTCAGCAGGTAAAAAGAAGGTTAAAAGCTAAAGAACTGAAAGTGCAGGAAGTGCCACAAATGTGCCAATGCCATTGCAGCCATTGTGGCTCTTGAATTTCATTTGTGCACATGTCCCATGTGGGGGAAGCCCGGTGTAAGAGAACACTTTTCCGCGACAGGTTTTTACTgcagtgtgactgacagcacACAACTGGCtaacacacacatctacagcGTCTtttatcacacacaaaaacaagactAGAATTgacctgttgttgttgacagGCCGGATGTTTCTGTACTATTGCAAAGAATAAAGGTGGTGTAGCAGTAGTCATATTACACATGGTAACCTAATTAGTACATTGGAACTATGTGAAAGTTTACTCAGAAGGGGCGAGGTTTTGTCTGTAATTGTTTGTAACTAAATGCCTGGGAATCTTTTGTCACTCCTATAGATCATCACTCGTACCTCAAACCCACAGAACCAGATGACCAGGAAATGGACTATGACAACATTTGGGAGTACGATTGTGATACTGGAATGATACAGCCAACGTCTGGAATTTCGGCACACTGGACAGGATTAGACTATGGGGCCAGAGGCCTTGGTGCCATGGCAACCCAGCAAAGATggtcataaaacaaacaatagccCGGGCCACTCGTCTGGACGTGTGCAAACAACAGATCTCTATCAGAGGGATAATAAAAGCCAACTAGCACAGCCTGTGTTGCTCCTGCTGCGTACAGTGTGAACCAACAGATCCCATGAACTGCCTTGTCAGATGTCGGGCGGTCAAGCAGCGGGATGATGAGTGCAAGTATGCAGAGCAGTGggctaaataaaaatattatgaaAGTGATAGAGACAGACGTCAGCTGTCTGTTTGATATGTAGCATCACAGAAGACAGCAGATTGCACTGCAGTTTTCATTATGTAGTGCAAGTACTGCcagtttttgtttatatatatatatatatatataagtattttCTAACATTCAGTCGAgtttactttcctttttgtctCAACTTGAAGCTATGAAAAGCATTCCATGAGGGCCTCTTATAGTCAAGGatgtatatttttgtaaatgttgtacatttattttattgtgctACACTATCAAGGCTAATAGATGCGGCTTTAACTCATCGCCTTCATGGTGCTAATGTAACTACCACTACAGCAGAGTACTGATATCTGTATGGcttcccttttttccatttttgtttgaggtgtttatttatatctgaaaataaatcagaaatatCGATCACGTCTCTGTAGTCTTAATCTTGTGATACTCTACTACCTAAATCTGTTGTATGTTCTTAAAAGTAAATACAGTATACTACTACATATACTGGCTTTTACATCAGAGTACTAAGAGATGTAGGCAATAAATCAAAGAACTGTCAAGATTATATGTGGTCATAAAGTTATCAGCCGCAACTGATGCACTCCTTTCCTGGGCTTTGAAAGCCAACATTTGTCCCCATTGGTGAATCagtgatattttaaaatacatgaaaactgcataaaaaaaacaatcagcagaGTTTGTTCTTGac from Scophthalmus maximus strain ysfricsl-2021 chromosome 3, ASM2237912v1, whole genome shotgun sequence carries:
- the plekhn1 gene encoding probable pleckstrin homology domain-containing family N member 1 isoform X1, producing MGSSMSCVPQHNFRFSSKSFIRRNSSRLFRKNYPQEGQEKSNSIINILCTVTPRKEMTHKDLQTIENIKWNPPFPYDPVSGWKKSSINVKNYGRMIHSSKVRFRFLQCQDIHDCYLDLFQTHLHFVSNNTTGLTYQGTLPLKELSICNLQQNCNHSQPQEFAFQINGVSLNSIIVYCANQDELDLWFGLLKENIEANGGTATTNENFTRVKLNQNEAPEGREELRNSINRDPIYEWEGSQRDSLGPITNVTKVRLQHLPCQEQSDRLLVMYPATLIILSEESDGLFYKGKLPLNMITVTTPCQDVKANTFMIEGKLINPIVVSCLDRTTFCDWIQHFKAADVPVLSPPPPVYDIIYTPTQREAPQFDRWSGNSQGRTESLKFSQSLSGHGPHNLQLPIHEDNPLSPGYCEPLCYSSSRPSSAETARLGSRTNSMSSHTRPERDLRPLSLRYSSPQRSSYLQPTESPAVSQIYSTPYSALHRASPQRLEKAPLVKSNSWSTPQTSLNYSLNGPQRHSDMCAPRQPLSPLYDEPCSPEIYSLDEARPLQQSWHEPIKHNQQQQQQQQQQHHAPQLLPSTFQLQTPPVGKRCRRSLVLTNSKGHALSLDMETPQSQAEQRAEAVSRLKLLPVPGQLQEQMILPSSSARTISQTPYGYSPDHHSYLKPTEPDDQEMDYDNIWEYDCDTGMIQPTSGISAHWTGLDYGARGLGAMATQQRWS
- the plekhn1 gene encoding probable pleckstrin homology domain-containing family N member 1 isoform X2, producing MGSSMSCVPQHNFRFSSKSFIRRNSSRLFRKNYPQEGQEKSNSIINILCTVTPRKEMTHKDLQTIENIKWNPPFPYDPVSGWKKSSINVKNYGRMIHSSKVRFRFLQCQDIHDCYLDLFQTHLHFVSNNTTGLTYQGTLPLKELSICNLQQNCNHSQPQEFAFQINGVSLNSIIVYCANQDELDLWFGLLKENIEANGGTATTNENFTRVKLNQNEAPEGREELRNSINRDPIYEWEGSQRDSLGPITNVTKVRLQHLPCQEQSDRLLVMYPATLIILSEESDGLFYKGKLPLNMITVTTPCQDVKANTFMIEGKLINPIVVSCLDRTTFCDWIQHFKAADVPVLSPPPPVYDIIYTPTQREAPQFDRWSGNSQGRTESLKFSQSLSGHGPHNLQLPIHEDNPLSPGYCEPLCYSSSRPSSAETARLGSRTNSMSSHTRPERDLRPLSLRYSSPQRSSYLQPTESPAVSQIYSTPYSALHRASPQRLEKAPLVKSNSWSTPQTSLNYSLNGPQRHSDMCAPRQPLSPLYDEPCSPEIYSLDEARPLQSWHEPIKHNQQQQQQQQQQHHAPQLLPSTFQLQTPPVGKRCRRSLVLTNSKGHALSLDMETPQSQAEQRAEAVSRLKLLPVPGQLQEQMILPSSSARTISQTPYGYSPDHHSYLKPTEPDDQEMDYDNIWEYDCDTGMIQPTSGISAHWTGLDYGARGLGAMATQQRWS